The genome window TTGGCTTGGATCTACAATTGGGGCGAAGGCGTTGCGTGGGGAATTAAAATTGCGTTCGTTATCGTTGGTGCTATTCTCTATTTTATGGGAAGAAAACAAGAAGAAAATATCGCAAATTAAAATGATATGAATGACGAAAAGCCAAAATTATCATTGATTGAAAAATTGAAACTTCAAGCAGAGAATCAAACGAATCTTGGAGGAGATTTCATGAAAAATCAATCAAAGCTAGAAACTGTAGATTGCCCAAATTGCGGTGCTGGTCGTGCAAAACAAGATGGTGTTACCAAATGCGCCTATTGCAATTACGAATTTATTAGTGGAAAATTGGACGATGGAATACATATTAAAACCTCAGATAATTCGAAAGAATAATGGAAAATAATTTTGTAGAATTAGACAACTTAATTGATCGTTTCAAAAGCTTTTTATTGAAATTAGAACAGCGTGCTTTGGAATTAGAAACTGAAACGATAGAAGCTGGACAACAAATAAATGATTTGGATGAATTAAGATTTATTCATTTCAAAGCTGGAATTACAGGGCAATATGAAACATTAAAAGTTAAAGCTAAAGAAGTTTTCAAAGAGCAAATTGAGAAAAAATCTTTTTCATATTATTACTCAGATAAAGATGTAAGAGCAGATGATTATATGTATTCTCATGATGCTAAGATTTATGAAACTTCGCTTTTGTTAGATGATTTTGATGATAAAATTGATTCGATTTTGGGAAATATTTTTAGTCAAGTAAAAGCTGAAAGTTCTGAAGATAAACTCAAAAAATTATTAGTAGAATACGAAACAACGAAGAACAATTTTTGTTGTGCGCAATGTGGAGCGAACCTAAAAATCGAGAAAGTCTATTTTGTTTCTGCTTATGTTACATGCGAATTTTGTCAAACGCAAAACACATTTATTCCGTCAACGAGAATGTCACTTTTACCTGATTTGGCAAGAGAAATTGCGACAGAAAAAACAGGGATTTTAGATTATCCAATTCCTGGAAATTCAGTTTTTGAAAAATTTTTGAACAATGAAAAACATGCAAGACAACAATTCTTTATCAAAAAGAATCTAATTCCAGAATTAACCGATTCTTACAAAGAAGTTTATAAAAGAGAAATTAATGATTTTGTACAAACTTTTCAGCATGAAACGGAAACAGAAGCGGCTTTTTATCAAAGTATTATCGATCAATTTGGAACAAAATTTATCAATCAAAATTCGACTATAAATGATTTAGAAAAAATAGATCAACTTGCTTTTGAAACACTTTTAAACAAAGAATTACTCAGTATGAATTTCATGAAAGAAGCTGTAGAAAAAACTACAATTCTGACTGATTTAGAAAACCATTATCAATCATTAAAACAACAAAATAATTATAATTAAACAACTCAAAACTATGTTCGGAAAATTAAAAAGCATTTTCAATAAAGCAGAAGAAGCAATTGAAAATTTACAAGAAAATAACACAACGCAATCGTCAAATTCAGAGAATGAATCTGCAGAAAGTACTTATCAACCAGAACCTATTTATTTTGAAGATTACATCGATTATAGTAACATCATTCCAGAAATTGATGAACATTATGTAGACAATTACGAGAATTTTTACAATGCTTTAAATTCTAATAATCGTCAAAAAGTTGAAAATTCGATTTCGATTTGGAAAATCGATCTTGAAAAATATAAAGAGCAAGTGCGTAAAATGGGACCTTACGAAGGCGATGATTCTTTGCAACAACATGCTATTGCATATTTTGATGATAAAATAAAAAACATCGAAAATGATTTTGAGAAATATGCAGAAGCCTTTTTAACGGATGCCCCAAATCAACAAGAGTTATATGACAGAGCTGAAAACAATAAAATGGCTTTGTATGATCGTATTAATGATCAGTTAGAAAAGTTTGTGCAAAAATATGATGATAAAAATTCGGATATTGGAATTGAACAAATGTATCAACAACATGACGCAAAAGTGCTTGAAGATTCAAAAGATAATCCTTTGTTAGAGCCGATTCATGGAATTTCTTTGTACGATTATGCTGCAGGAGTTGTGAAAATTGGTTCTAATGTTCCTGAAACTGATGTTTTGAAAGCTTTGGGAGTTGATAAACCGCAATGGGACGAAGCAAGTTTGATTTGGAATCAACGTATGGAACAAGATACAGAAATGACTGTAATGACCTTATATAGCCAATATTTCACAAAAATTGATGAACATCCAACATTAGGAAATAACGGAAATCTTTCTGCTGATACAGCTTCAAATCCAAACTTAGAACGTTTGAAAACGGACGAACATTTCTTTTATGATTTAGCTGCCGAAAGAGATGCTGCAATAGAAGTTTGAAAAGATGGTGCGCAATATATTCTAGATAAATACGGAATCGGAATTGTAGATTTTCAAGCTCAAGCTGTTATTTGGACTCGTTCTGGTAATTATTCTTCGATGATTACTTATCAAATGGAAAAGAAAGAAGAATATTTAAAACAATTTCAAAACGAAATGGGCGGAACAATCGCTGATGATATCGAGTTTTAATATTCTACCTAAAACAAAAAAACCGGATAAGAGATCTTATCCGGCTTTTTTAAACTATTTAATCTACTATTTCAATATAATTTTGTCAGCACCTTCTTGAATTTCTCCAATCAACGCACTTCCATCAATAATATTCAATACTTTTTCAGCGTCAGTTTGGTCAACGATGACAACCATTCCGACACCCATATTAAATGTTCCAAACATCTCGTTTTCTGCAATTCCTCCGCGTTTTGCTAATTCTTGCATCACTGTTGGTACATTTATTTTTGTTTTTTCTATTACAGCCGTCAAACCGTCATTTATAATACGAGGAACATTCTCGATTAATCCACCTCCTGTAATATGAGCAATTCCAGACATTTCGATTCCAGCATCTTTGATTTTGAAAATATCATTTTGATATAATTTTGTTGGAACTAATAATGTTTCGAACAAAGGTTTACCTTCAAATTCTTCGTTAAAATCTGGGAAAACTTTACGAACCAAAGAGAATCCATTCGAATGGAAACCACTTGATGGTAACGCAATAATTACTTGTCCAGCTTTTATTTTAGAACCATCGATAATTTCGTCGCGCTCTACCACTCCAACACAAAATCCTGCAACATCATAATCACCAACTTGGTACATTCCTGGCATTTCTGCTGTTTCTCCACCAATTAATGCTGTTCCAGTTTCTTTACACGCTTGTGCAATTCCACCTACAATTTCTGCTGCGATATCAGAATCTAATTTTCCACAAGCTAAATAATCTAAGAAAAATAATGGTTTTGCACCATGACACAAAATATCATTTGCACACATTGCGAAACAATCAATCCCAACTGTATCGTAAACTTTAGAATCTAAAGCCACACGTAGTTTAGTTCCTACACCATCGGTTCCTGATACCAAAACAGGATTTTTGTAACCTCCTAATTGGTAAAATGCACCAAAACTTCCAATTCCATTCAACACATTTGAATTGTGTGTTGCTGCAACTGCATCTTTAATTTTCGATACCGTTTGATAACCTTCTTCCTTATCTACTCCGGCTTGTTTATATGTATTGCTCATTTTAATTATGATTTAGTTTTTTCGAAATACGAGATTCGAAATTCGTATAACTTATTAATCTATATGCAAAGGTTTTACCGCTTTACATTCTTCATTAGAATAATTTACGGGATATTTTTCTGTAAAACATCCAAAACAATGTTCTTTACTTCCTAATAAATCAATCAGATTATCAACTGTTAAGAAATCTAACGAATCGACATTCAAATAATCTTCAACCTCTTTAATTGACTTGTTTCCTGAAATTAAATCTGCTTTAGAAGGCATATCAATTCCTAAATAACAAGGCGCAATAATCGGAGGCGAAGCAGAACGGAAATGAATTTCTTTTGCTCCTGCTTCTTTTAAGATTTTGATTAATAATTTCGAAGTTGTTCCACGTACAATCGAATCATCTAAAACAACCAAACGTTTTCCTTTGATTTTATTTTTGATGGGATTCAATTTTAAATTTACCACACGCTCACGCATTTCTTGCGAAGGCACGATAAACGAACGAGACATATAACGATTTTTAATCAAAATTGGTTCGTAAGGAATACCCGAAGCTTCTGAATAACCAATTGCAGACGGAATTCCAGAATCTGGAACACCAATTACAATATCGGCATCAACAGGAGATTGTTCGTATAATTTTCGACCAGATTCTACACGTAAATCGTAGATTTCATTTCCTTCTATATTCGAGTCAGGACGTGCAAAATAAATGTACTCAAAAGCACAAATATTTCGTTGCGTTGGTTGATTTAATGAATAAGATTTCAAACCTTGTTCATTTACAACAATCAATTCTCCTGGCTCTACA of Empedobacter falsenii contains these proteins:
- a CDS encoding DUF6620 family protein, with protein sequence MFGKLKSIFNKAEEAIENLQENNTTQSSNSENESAESTYQPEPIYFEDYIDYSNIIPEIDEHYVDNYENFYNALNSNNRQKVENSISIWKIDLEKYKEQVRKMGPYEGDDSLQQHAIAYFDDKIKNIENDFEKYAEAFLTDAPNQQELYDRAENNKMALYDRINDQLEKFVQKYDDKNSDIGIEQMYQQHDAKVLEDSKDNPLLEPIHGISLYDYAAGVVKIGSNVPETDVLKALGVDKPQWDEASLIWNQRMEQDTEMTVMTLYSQYFTKIDEHPTLGNNGNLSADTASNPNLERLKTDEHFFYDLAAERDAAIEV
- the purM gene encoding phosphoribosylformylglycinamidine cyclo-ligase, with protein sequence MSNTYKQAGVDKEEGYQTVSKIKDAVAATHNSNVLNGIGSFGAFYQLGGYKNPVLVSGTDGVGTKLRVALDSKVYDTVGIDCFAMCANDILCHGAKPLFFLDYLACGKLDSDIAAEIVGGIAQACKETGTALIGGETAEMPGMYQVGDYDVAGFCVGVVERDEIIDGSKIKAGQVIIALPSSGFHSNGFSLVRKVFPDFNEEFEGKPLFETLLVPTKLYQNDIFKIKDAGIEMSGIAHITGGGLIENVPRIINDGLTAVIEKTKINVPTVMQELAKRGGIAENEMFGTFNMGVGMVVIVDQTDAEKVLNIIDGSALIGEIQEGADKIILK